One genomic segment of Allocatelliglobosispora scoriae includes these proteins:
- a CDS encoding VOC family protein — MPGAKLRGVTLDCADPQSLAGFYGALTGMSELFSSDEFVALTDGSGCDLGFQRVAGYRPPQWPGQDVPQQLHLDFRADDLDAMEALALELGAARPDRQPGDGRWRVLLDPAGHPFCLTP; from the coding sequence GTGCCAGGCGCCAAACTCCGAGGGGTGACCCTGGACTGTGCCGACCCGCAGTCACTGGCGGGCTTCTACGGTGCGCTGACCGGGATGAGCGAGCTGTTCAGTTCGGATGAATTCGTCGCCCTGACGGACGGCTCCGGCTGTGACCTGGGGTTCCAGCGGGTTGCCGGATACCGGCCCCCGCAGTGGCCGGGTCAGGACGTGCCGCAGCAGCTCCATCTGGATTTCCGCGCCGACGACCTCGATGCGATGGAAGCGCTGGCGCTGGAACTCGGCGCGGCCAGACCGGACCGTCAGCCCGGCGACGGACGCTGGCGGGTGCTCCTGGACCCGGCCGGCCACCCCTTCTGCCTGACACCCTGA
- a CDS encoding glutathione S-transferase family protein: MAETSEADSQGSYVNPGGEFSRDQRYIATRITEDGRDGYPVEPGRYRLVVSRACPWASRAVIVRRLLGLEDALSMGITGPTHDKRSWTFDLDPGGVDPVLGIERIQDAYFARFPGYERGITVPAIVDTTTGQVVTNDYAPMTIDLSTQWRAHHRPGAPDLYPQALRAEIDEVNKGVFTDVNNGVYKCGFAGSQRAYDASYRRLFARLDELSARLAGQRYLVGDTITEADIRLFTTLVRFDAVYHGHFKCNRSKLTEMPVLWAYARDLFMTPGFGDTVDFDHIKRHYYEVHRDINPTGIVPLGPDLSGWLTPHGREALGGRPFGDGTPPGPVRPDETVPPEHTPLGS, from the coding sequence ATGGCAGAGACGAGCGAGGCCGACAGCCAGGGCAGCTACGTCAACCCGGGCGGTGAGTTCAGCCGCGACCAGCGCTACATCGCCACCCGCATCACCGAGGACGGCCGCGACGGCTATCCGGTCGAGCCCGGCCGCTACCGCCTGGTCGTCAGCCGCGCCTGCCCCTGGGCGAGCCGCGCCGTCATCGTGCGGCGGCTGCTGGGCCTGGAGGACGCGCTGTCGATGGGCATCACCGGCCCCACCCACGACAAGCGGAGCTGGACCTTCGACCTGGACCCCGGCGGCGTCGACCCGGTGCTCGGCATCGAGCGGATCCAGGACGCCTACTTCGCCCGGTTCCCCGGCTACGAGCGCGGCATCACGGTGCCCGCGATCGTCGACACCACCACCGGCCAGGTCGTCACCAACGACTACGCCCCGATGACGATCGACCTGTCGACGCAGTGGCGCGCCCACCACCGCCCCGGTGCGCCCGACCTCTACCCGCAGGCGCTGCGGGCCGAGATCGACGAGGTCAACAAGGGCGTCTTCACCGATGTCAACAACGGTGTCTACAAGTGCGGGTTCGCCGGGTCGCAGCGGGCCTACGACGCGTCCTACCGGCGGCTGTTCGCCCGGCTCGACGAGCTGTCGGCGCGGCTGGCCGGGCAGCGGTACCTGGTGGGGGACACGATCACCGAGGCCGACATCCGGCTGTTCACGACCCTGGTCCGGTTCGACGCCGTCTACCACGGGCACTTCAAGTGCAACCGGAGCAAGCTCACCGAGATGCCGGTGCTGTGGGCGTACGCGCGGGACCTATTCATGACGCCCGGGTTCGGCGACACCGTCGACTTCGACCACATCAAGCGGCACTACTACGAGGTGCACCGGGACATCAACCCGACCGGCATCGTGCCGCTCGGACCGGACCTGTCGGGGTGGCTCACGCCGCACGGGCGCGAAGCGCTGGGCGGGCGCCCGTTCGGCGACGGTACGCCGCCCGGCCCCGTCCGCCCCGACGAGACCGTGCCGCCGGAGCACACCCCGCTCGGCTCGTGA
- a CDS encoding class I SAM-dependent methyltransferase has translation MGGSGVDDVAGRVLAAAVGGTEIANIYLGDRLGLYRVLADKGPLTSAELALAAGCDERYTREWLQGQVVSGFVGTTGDDLTVAEFALADGAREVFVDELSPSYMAPLGTAMASAGAMLPALLDAFRTGAGVPYSAYPAGVSAQAALNRPAYANDLIPTWLPAIPGLVERLSDAGQPAVVADLGCGAGWSTIEIARAYPHTRVTGYDGDPASIEEALRHAADEGLADRVAFHRHDLAEPLAQGGVDVAFMFECLHDMGYPDRVLRTARRALGDGGSLIVMDEAVDETLVPASDDIVQRFFANMSPLWCLPQGRDAADMDPVGTVMRPAKLRQLAEAAGFAGTEVLPIEHPFFRFYRLTT, from the coding sequence ATGGGTGGCAGTGGAGTGGATGACGTGGCGGGGCGAGTACTCGCCGCCGCCGTGGGTGGGACCGAGATCGCCAACATCTACCTCGGGGACCGGCTGGGGCTCTACCGGGTGCTGGCCGACAAGGGGCCGCTCACCAGTGCGGAGCTGGCGCTCGCGGCGGGGTGCGACGAGCGCTATACGCGGGAGTGGCTGCAGGGCCAGGTGGTCTCCGGGTTCGTCGGCACCACCGGCGACGACCTCACCGTCGCCGAGTTCGCGCTCGCCGACGGTGCCCGGGAGGTCTTCGTCGACGAGCTCTCCCCCTCCTACATGGCGCCGCTGGGCACCGCGATGGCCTCCGCCGGGGCGATGCTCCCGGCGCTGCTCGACGCGTTCCGCACCGGTGCGGGCGTCCCCTACTCCGCCTACCCGGCCGGGGTCTCCGCGCAGGCCGCGCTCAACCGGCCCGCGTACGCCAACGATCTGATCCCGACGTGGCTGCCCGCGATCCCCGGGCTCGTCGAGCGCCTGAGCGACGCCGGGCAGCCGGCGGTCGTCGCGGACCTGGGCTGCGGTGCGGGCTGGTCGACGATCGAGATCGCCCGCGCCTACCCGCACACCCGGGTCACCGGATACGACGGGGACCCGGCCTCGATCGAGGAGGCGCTGCGCCACGCCGCCGACGAGGGCCTCGCCGACCGGGTCGCGTTCCACCGCCACGACCTCGCCGAACCGCTCGCGCAGGGCGGTGTCGACGTGGCGTTCATGTTCGAGTGCCTGCACGACATGGGCTACCCGGACCGCGTCCTGCGGACGGCTCGCCGGGCGCTGGGCGACGGCGGTTCGCTGATCGTGATGGACGAGGCGGTCGACGAGACCCTGGTCCCGGCGAGCGACGACATCGTGCAGCGGTTCTTCGCCAACATGAGCCCGCTGTGGTGCCTGCCGCAGGGCCGCGACGCCGCCGACATGGACCCGGTCGGCACGGTGATGCGCCCGGCGAAGCTGCGCCAACTCGCCGAGGCGGCGGGGTTCGCCGGCACCGAGGTCCTCCCGATCGAGCACCCGTTCTTCCGCTTCTACCGCCTCACGACGTAG
- a CDS encoding acyl-CoA desaturase, translating into MNAVTTMPDQLSGPKPLLDARQGGAAAVTMWLFVVLPFVALLAAIPLAWGWGLALVDILIAVGIYLLSGFGVTAGFHRYLTHGSFKANRALRIGLAVAGSLAVQGSPTQWVANHRRHHAFSDREGDPHSPWRYGTSVLAVLKGLGYAHIGWMLRRELSNRSRFAPDLLADRDMRVVGRLFGPLVAVSLLGPAVLGGLITWSWVGALTAFFWAGLVRMALLHHVTWAVNSVCHVFGERPFASKDKATNFWPLAIMSFGESWHNSHHADPTGARHGVLRGQIDPSARLIWVFEKLGWAHDVRWPNAQRLAAKRNAPAA; encoded by the coding sequence ATGAACGCTGTGACCACGATGCCCGACCAGCTCAGCGGCCCCAAGCCGCTCCTGGACGCCCGGCAGGGAGGTGCAGCGGCGGTCACCATGTGGCTCTTCGTCGTGCTGCCCTTCGTCGCACTGCTGGCCGCGATCCCGCTCGCCTGGGGCTGGGGCCTCGCGCTCGTGGACATCCTCATCGCGGTCGGCATCTACCTGCTCTCCGGGTTCGGCGTCACCGCCGGTTTCCACCGCTACCTCACCCACGGCTCGTTCAAGGCCAACCGGGCCCTGCGCATCGGCCTCGCCGTCGCCGGGTCCCTCGCGGTGCAGGGCTCACCCACCCAGTGGGTCGCCAACCACCGCCGCCACCACGCCTTCTCCGACCGCGAGGGCGACCCGCACTCCCCGTGGCGCTACGGCACCAGCGTCCTGGCCGTGCTCAAGGGCCTCGGCTACGCCCACATCGGCTGGATGCTGCGCCGCGAGCTGAGCAACCGGTCCCGCTTCGCCCCCGACCTGCTCGCCGACCGTGACATGCGGGTCGTCGGGCGGCTCTTCGGGCCGCTGGTCGCCGTGTCACTGCTCGGCCCCGCGGTCCTCGGCGGCCTCATCACCTGGAGCTGGGTCGGCGCGCTGACCGCGTTCTTCTGGGCGGGCCTGGTCCGCATGGCGCTGCTGCACCACGTCACCTGGGCCGTCAACTCGGTCTGCCACGTCTTCGGCGAGCGCCCCTTCGCCAGCAAGGACAAGGCCACCAACTTCTGGCCGCTGGCGATCATGTCGTTCGGCGAGAGCTGGCACAACTCGCACCACGCCGACCCGACCGGCGCCCGCCACGGCGTGCTGCGCGGCCAGATCGACCCGTCGGCGCGGCTGATCTGGGTCTTCGAGAAGCTCGGCTGGGCGCACGACGTCCGCTGGCCCAACGCCCAGCGCCTCGCCGCGAAGCGCAACGCCCCCGCCGCGTAG
- a CDS encoding putative leader peptide, protein MTVNLTKRRAVDYCRVSSCLCRPRCA, encoded by the coding sequence ATGACCGTGAACCTGACGAAGCGCCGAGCGGTGGACTACTGCCGCGTCTCGTCGTGCCTGTGTCGCCCTCGCTGCGCCTGA
- a CDS encoding alpha/beta hydrolase family protein: MIFQPGKAELAFTGAGNRLVGDVVTPPWPGPHPGVVFVEGSGPGGRDLGDWPVRLAAAGLASLAYDKPGSGASTGDWTTQSLDDRARETVAAVRALRGHPAVAGAPVALIGGSQGGWVAQLAAAADQGIAAVVTVSGPGVGVAAQEEYRLRHQLPAYGFGADTVETALALLAAQLRPGADPAAVHAHQVRWQGEGWYPLLAGTTPASIAFLARIAGHDPEPVLARLRCPLLLVFGGDDVLVPVDDSVRAVERILSSTGHPDFTTVVFPGADHAVRLGTGERAPGFDEFVTGWLRRRLSPA, encoded by the coding sequence GTGATCTTCCAACCGGGGAAGGCGGAGCTCGCGTTCACCGGTGCGGGCAACCGCCTCGTCGGCGATGTCGTCACCCCGCCCTGGCCCGGCCCGCACCCCGGGGTCGTCTTCGTGGAGGGCTCCGGACCGGGCGGCCGCGACCTGGGGGACTGGCCGGTCCGGCTCGCCGCGGCGGGGCTCGCCAGCCTCGCCTACGACAAGCCCGGCTCCGGTGCCTCGACCGGCGACTGGACGACGCAGAGCCTCGACGACCGGGCCCGGGAGACGGTCGCCGCCGTGCGGGCACTGCGCGGCCACCCCGCGGTGGCCGGTGCCCCGGTGGCGCTGATCGGCGGCAGCCAGGGCGGCTGGGTGGCCCAGTTGGCCGCCGCCGCGGACCAGGGGATCGCCGCCGTCGTCACCGTCTCCGGCCCCGGTGTGGGAGTGGCCGCCCAGGAGGAGTACCGCCTGCGCCACCAGCTGCCGGCGTACGGCTTCGGCGCCGACACCGTCGAGACCGCACTGGCGCTGCTCGCCGCGCAGCTGCGTCCCGGTGCCGACCCGGCGGCCGTGCACGCCCACCAGGTCCGCTGGCAGGGCGAGGGGTGGTACCCGCTGCTCGCCGGCACCACCCCGGCGTCGATAGCCTTCCTCGCCCGGATCGCCGGCCACGACCCGGAGCCGGTGCTGGCGCGGTTGCGGTGCCCGCTGCTGCTGGTCTTCGGCGGGGACGACGTCCTGGTCCCGGTCGACGACAGCGTCCGCGCGGTGGAGCGGATCCTGTCGTCGACCGGCCATCCCGACTTCACGACGGTCGTCTTCCCCGGGGCCGACCATGCCGTCCGGCTCGGCACGGGCGAGCGCGCCCCGGGCTTCGACGAGTTCGTCACCGGCTGGCTGCGGCGCCGGCTGTCGCCCGCGTAG
- a CDS encoding DUF4395 domain-containing protein — MQLDVRGPRFAATVTTVVLIAILLTGSGWLAAAQAVVFLAGAISARTMLYGVLYRKLVAPRLAKATEFEPSEPVRFAQGVGFVFAAVAAAGFLSGVPVVGFVAAAFALIAAFLNAAFGFCLGCEMYLLLRRAFGPRTA; from the coding sequence ATGCAGCTTGACGTTCGCGGCCCGCGCTTCGCGGCCACCGTCACCACCGTCGTCCTCATCGCCATCCTGCTCACCGGCAGCGGCTGGCTCGCCGCCGCGCAGGCCGTCGTCTTCCTCGCCGGCGCGATCAGCGCCCGCACCATGCTCTACGGCGTGCTCTACCGCAAGCTCGTCGCGCCGCGGCTCGCCAAGGCGACCGAGTTCGAGCCGTCCGAGCCGGTCCGGTTCGCCCAGGGCGTCGGGTTCGTCTTCGCGGCCGTCGCCGCCGCCGGTTTCCTGTCCGGCGTCCCCGTCGTCGGGTTCGTCGCGGCGGCGTTCGCGCTGATCGCCGCCTTCCTCAACGCCGCGTTCGGGTTCTGCCTCGGCTGCGAGATGTACCTGCTGCTGCGGCGCGCCTTCGGCCCGCGTACGGCCTGA
- a CDS encoding right-handed parallel beta-helix repeat-containing protein — MPRTAPLAAALAACLAAAATAVLAFGTSATAATLFSDDFNDGNSSGWSQSGGTWSVVTDGTPALRQSKVDSDLARLFAGTTTWTDYTVEARVKPLGFDGADRFLGLVARSSGSTSFDRLVLRNTGRAELQAVRSGAVTVLGSLPLTVTTGTWYTLRLEASGGTIRGFVNGVAAGSGSSQSATGRIGVQTFRATGSFDDVIVTTGGTTPSPSASTSVSPPASPSASPSSLPSQSPPAAGLYVAVNGNDANPGTIAAPLATVHRAVTLAQPGTTIQVRGGTYLLATNIQLLKSGTAASPITITAYNGEKVVLDGENLPYTPGAVDSSIPRADRGAIHIEGEYWRLIGLEIVHGAYGIFGVDTSYNVFDRLTTRDNYESGLHLQGASGNNQILNLDSYGNRDPRKNGESADGLAIKEGSGTGNVVRGARLWNNSDDGFDAWEFLSPVVIESSVAYGNGYNRWNIPDYTGDGNGFKLGGGDVDLPAAHVVRNSMAWSNSAGGFIDNANPGAMVIERSTSWRNGGNGFDFADADATLTRNVSAGNGTAVSLGSNSSGSGNSWDLGGTWNDASFTSTNAATITGARTASGSIPGSNFLWPANGADAGARL; from the coding sequence ATGCCCCGAACCGCTCCCCTCGCCGCCGCCCTGGCGGCCTGCCTCGCGGCCGCCGCCACGGCCGTCCTCGCCTTCGGCACCAGCGCCACCGCGGCGACCCTGTTCAGCGACGATTTCAACGACGGCAACTCCAGCGGCTGGTCCCAGTCCGGCGGCACCTGGTCCGTCGTCACCGACGGCACCCCGGCGCTGCGCCAGTCCAAGGTCGACAGCGACCTCGCCCGGCTCTTCGCCGGCACCACGACCTGGACCGACTACACCGTCGAAGCCCGCGTCAAACCGCTCGGCTTCGACGGCGCCGACCGCTTCCTCGGCCTGGTCGCCCGCTCGTCCGGCTCCACCTCCTTCGACCGGCTCGTGCTGCGCAACACCGGCCGCGCCGAACTCCAGGCCGTCCGCAGCGGCGCCGTCACCGTCCTCGGCTCGCTGCCGCTCACCGTCACCACCGGCACCTGGTACACACTGCGCCTGGAGGCGTCCGGCGGCACGATCCGCGGCTTCGTCAACGGCGTCGCCGCAGGTTCCGGCTCCAGCCAGTCGGCGACCGGCCGCATCGGCGTCCAGACGTTCCGCGCCACCGGGTCCTTCGACGACGTGATCGTCACCACCGGCGGCACCACCCCGTCGCCGTCGGCCTCCACGTCGGTGTCCCCACCGGCCTCGCCGTCCGCGTCGCCCTCGTCGCTGCCGAGCCAGTCGCCGCCCGCGGCCGGGCTCTACGTCGCGGTCAACGGCAACGACGCCAACCCGGGGACCATCGCCGCGCCGCTCGCCACCGTCCACCGGGCGGTCACGCTCGCCCAACCCGGAACCACCATCCAGGTACGCGGGGGAACCTACCTGCTCGCCACGAACATCCAGCTCCTCAAGAGCGGCACCGCAGCCTCCCCGATCACCATCACCGCGTACAACGGGGAGAAGGTCGTCCTCGACGGGGAGAACCTGCCCTACACCCCCGGGGCCGTCGACAGCAGCATCCCGCGCGCCGACCGGGGAGCGATCCACATCGAGGGCGAGTACTGGCGCCTGATCGGCCTGGAGATCGTGCACGGCGCCTACGGGATCTTCGGCGTCGACACCAGCTACAACGTCTTCGACCGGCTGACCACCCGGGACAACTACGAGAGCGGCCTGCACCTGCAGGGCGCGTCGGGCAACAACCAGATCCTCAACCTCGACAGCTACGGCAACCGCGACCCTCGCAAGAACGGCGAGAGCGCCGACGGGCTCGCCATCAAGGAGGGCTCCGGCACCGGCAACGTCGTGCGCGGTGCCCGCCTGTGGAACAACTCCGACGACGGCTTCGACGCGTGGGAGTTCCTGTCGCCGGTCGTCATCGAGTCGAGCGTCGCCTACGGCAACGGCTACAACCGGTGGAACATCCCCGACTACACCGGCGACGGCAACGGCTTCAAGCTCGGCGGCGGCGATGTCGACCTGCCCGCAGCGCACGTCGTACGCAACAGCATGGCGTGGAGCAACTCGGCCGGCGGGTTCATCGACAACGCCAACCCCGGTGCGATGGTGATCGAGCGCAGCACGTCGTGGCGCAACGGCGGCAACGGGTTCGACTTCGCCGACGCGGACGCCACCCTGACCAGGAACGTGTCGGCGGGCAACGGGACGGCGGTGTCGCTGGGGTCGAACTCCTCGGGCAGCGGCAACTCGTGGGACCTCGGCGGCACCTGGAACGACGCGTCGTTCACCAGCACCAACGCCGCGACGATCACCGGTGCCCGGACGGCGAGCGGGTCGATTCCCGGCTCGAACTTCCTGTGGCCGGCCAACGGTGCCGACGCGGGCGCCCGCCTCTGA
- a CDS encoding MFS transporter, whose product MLRSRWGLVAALAISSTVGYGVLFYAFAVFLTPITADLHTSPAAVTGAVTVSTLVMAAVAVPVGKWLDHRGGRTLMTAGALIAFAAVAAWSRVDSIPELYAVFALIGLASAMTLYGPAFAVLVRHLPTERHASALLAVTIVAGLATSVFTPLTGWLTEEFGWRRALLLLAVVLLAVTLPLHLLVVPRGAGHHPTTVPVTAQQRARIVADARRDPAFWLLAAAFMANGVAITVVPIHLVSFLISVGHPAAFAAAIAGLLGVLSVTGRIVTTGFRRRMPTALVAAAVFALQAVAIAAMPAVGGSTWGAVTCVALFGLGFGVSTLTRPALLTERYGTAAFGTLTGTLQLPLELVKAGTPVAAAAVATLGHYGLVMAGVAVCCLVSAACLTLLHRHPVPQPALP is encoded by the coding sequence ATGTTGCGCAGCCGGTGGGGCCTCGTCGCCGCGCTCGCGATCTCGTCCACCGTCGGCTACGGCGTGCTCTTCTACGCCTTCGCGGTCTTCCTCACCCCGATCACCGCCGACCTGCACACCAGCCCGGCCGCGGTCACCGGCGCCGTCACCGTCTCGACGCTGGTGATGGCCGCGGTCGCCGTACCCGTCGGGAAATGGCTGGACCACCGCGGCGGCCGCACGCTGATGACCGCGGGCGCGCTGATCGCGTTCGCCGCGGTCGCCGCCTGGTCGCGCGTCGATTCGATCCCCGAGTTGTACGCCGTCTTCGCGCTCATCGGCCTCGCGTCGGCGATGACGCTCTACGGACCGGCGTTCGCGGTGCTGGTCCGGCACCTGCCGACCGAACGGCACGCGAGCGCCCTGCTCGCGGTGACGATCGTCGCCGGGCTGGCCACCTCCGTCTTCACCCCGCTCACCGGCTGGCTGACCGAGGAGTTCGGCTGGCGCCGCGCCCTGCTGCTGCTCGCCGTGGTGCTGCTCGCGGTGACGCTGCCGCTGCACCTGCTCGTCGTGCCGCGCGGCGCCGGACACCACCCGACCACCGTCCCCGTCACCGCGCAGCAGCGGGCCCGGATCGTCGCCGACGCCCGCCGGGACCCGGCGTTCTGGCTGCTCGCGGCGGCGTTCATGGCCAACGGGGTGGCGATCACCGTCGTCCCGATCCACCTGGTCAGTTTCCTGATCTCCGTGGGTCACCCGGCTGCTTTCGCCGCCGCGATCGCCGGGCTCCTCGGGGTGCTCTCGGTCACCGGGCGGATCGTCACCACCGGGTTCCGGCGGCGTATGCCGACCGCGCTCGTCGCCGCCGCCGTCTTCGCCCTGCAGGCGGTCGCGATCGCCGCGATGCCCGCCGTCGGCGGCAGCACCTGGGGTGCGGTGACCTGCGTCGCCCTGTTCGGACTCGGGTTCGGCGTCTCCACCCTGACCCGCCCGGCGCTGCTCACCGAGCGCTACGGCACCGCCGCCTTCGGCACCCTCACCGGCACCCTGCAACTCCCGTTGGAGCTGGTCAAGGCCGGTACGCCGGTCGCCGCCGCAGCCGTCGCCACCCTCGGGCACTACGGCCTGGTGATGGCCGGCGTCGCGGTCTGCTGCCTCGTCTCCGCGGCGTGCCTCACCCTCCTGCACCGGCACCCCGTGCCGCAGCCCGCGTTACCGTAG
- a CDS encoding phosphotransferase, whose protein sequence is MDETEWALAQTWIAAALADRGTPATGPAVIDRDRPWSRVARVPVDGGEVWFKRNNEGSRYEAGLMRLLATLLPDHVIVPIAVDVPRGWMLLPDGGHTLRSLTGDVFHEDRWEVLLRRYAELQQAVAPRAEELLAMGVPDVRPRAVPEIFAQLLDDPYVVANTSAENLAALRAWEPRLAELAARLDASGIAPSVQHDDLHTGNVFADAEGGLRFFDFGDASLAHPFGTMLVALRVVHRDAKVEHDDPVLHRLRDHYLSAWGGEADLPELRRICQDAIEVTKVSKALSYHRSLIDADEQALTEYGDGITGWLEELLGPDVVSRP, encoded by the coding sequence GTGGATGAGACCGAGTGGGCGCTGGCCCAGACCTGGATCGCGGCGGCCCTCGCCGACCGCGGCACCCCTGCCACCGGCCCGGCCGTCATCGACCGCGACCGCCCGTGGTCGCGGGTGGCGCGGGTGCCCGTCGACGGCGGCGAGGTGTGGTTCAAGCGCAACAACGAGGGCAGCCGCTACGAGGCGGGGCTGATGCGGCTGCTCGCGACGCTGCTGCCGGACCATGTGATCGTGCCGATCGCGGTCGACGTGCCGCGCGGCTGGATGCTGCTGCCCGACGGCGGTCACACGCTGCGGTCGCTCACCGGCGACGTGTTCCACGAGGACCGGTGGGAGGTGCTGCTGCGCCGCTACGCCGAACTGCAGCAGGCGGTCGCCCCGCGCGCCGAGGAGCTGCTCGCGATGGGTGTGCCCGACGTACGTCCGCGGGCGGTCCCGGAGATCTTCGCGCAGCTGCTCGACGACCCGTATGTCGTGGCGAACACGTCGGCGGAGAACCTGGCGGCGCTGCGCGCCTGGGAGCCGCGCCTGGCCGAGCTCGCGGCCCGGCTGGACGCGTCCGGCATCGCGCCCAGCGTGCAGCACGACGACCTGCACACCGGCAACGTCTTCGCCGACGCCGAGGGTGGTCTGCGGTTCTTCGACTTCGGCGACGCGAGTCTCGCCCACCCGTTCGGCACGATGCTGGTGGCGCTGCGGGTGGTGCACCGCGACGCGAAGGTCGAGCACGACGACCCGGTCCTGCACCGCCTGCGCGACCACTACCTCAGCGCCTGGGGCGGCGAGGCGGACCTGCCGGAGCTCCGCCGGATCTGCCAGGACGCGATCGAGGTGACGAAGGTCAGCAAGGCGCTGTCCTACCACCGCTCCCTCATCGACGCCGACGAGCAGGCGCTGACGGAGTACGGCGACGGCATCACCGGCTGGCTGGAGGAACTCCTGGGCCCCGATGTCGTCTCGCGTCCCTGA
- a CDS encoding TlpA family protein disulfide reductase: MLPGLLTVIAALAVASVAGVVWQRRNGTFRSTRAADSLPVADGPAVLTESSVDAAPAWPDVWQRLGLVPGTPVTLVQFSSAFCAPCRATRALCTDVAAAIPGVAHVEVDAESHLAEVRELDIWKTPTLLLIDGQGRERLRASGLPTRSQLVVAIGTVLAPDADAAVA; encoded by the coding sequence GTGCTCCCCGGCCTCCTCACCGTCATCGCCGCGCTCGCCGTCGCCTCCGTCGCCGGTGTGGTGTGGCAACGCCGCAACGGCACCTTCCGCAGCACACGCGCGGCGGACTCCCTGCCCGTCGCCGACGGCCCCGCCGTCCTCACCGAATCGTCGGTCGACGCCGCACCGGCCTGGCCCGACGTCTGGCAGCGGCTCGGCCTCGTGCCCGGCACCCCGGTCACCCTCGTCCAGTTCTCCAGCGCCTTCTGCGCGCCGTGCCGCGCCACCCGGGCGCTGTGCACCGACGTCGCCGCGGCGATCCCCGGCGTCGCCCACGTCGAGGTCGACGCCGAGAGCCACCTCGCCGAGGTCCGCGAGCTCGACATCTGGAAGACCCCGACCCTGCTGCTCATCGACGGCCAGGGCCGCGAGCGGCTGCGCGCCAGCGGCCTGCCCACCAGGTCTCAACTCGTGGTCGCCATCGGCACCGTACTGGCGCCGGACGCGGACGCGGCCGTAGCCTGA